A single Nitrosospira multiformis ATCC 25196 DNA region contains:
- the purM gene encoding phosphoribosylformylglycinamidine cyclo-ligase yields MTTSKPHEENLSPLSYRAAGVDIDAGERLVENIRPYAKRTLRPEVLAGIGGFGALFEISRKFNNPVLVAGTDGVGTKLKLAFESGRHDTVGIDLVAMSVNDILVQGAEPLFFLDYFACGKLDVDTATLVVKGIAAGCEQAGCALIGGETAEMPGMYPEGEYDLAGFAVGAVEKDRIITGTTIKAGDAVLGLASSGAHSNGYSLIRKIIEKNNVDLSADFHGRALIDVIMAPTRIYVKPLLELMRQVPVKGMAHITGGGLLENIPRILPEGVTAVLKKETWEMPPLFAWLQREGNVADNEMHRVFNCGIGMAVVVAPEYIDAAAQLLQSKGEIAWRIGTIREQRADEPRTILE; encoded by the coding sequence TTGACCACATCCAAACCCCACGAAGAAAACCTCTCTCCTCTCTCTTACCGCGCCGCCGGCGTCGATATAGACGCCGGCGAACGTCTGGTGGAAAACATAAGGCCCTACGCAAAACGCACTCTGCGGCCCGAAGTGCTGGCCGGTATCGGCGGCTTTGGCGCACTTTTCGAAATTTCCCGGAAATTCAACAATCCGGTACTGGTAGCAGGTACGGATGGGGTAGGTACCAAACTGAAGCTCGCGTTCGAATCCGGCAGGCACGACACGGTCGGCATCGACCTGGTTGCAATGAGTGTGAACGATATTCTGGTGCAGGGGGCAGAGCCGCTGTTTTTTCTGGACTATTTCGCGTGTGGGAAGCTGGACGTGGACACTGCCACCCTGGTAGTGAAGGGCATTGCAGCCGGATGCGAGCAAGCCGGATGCGCCTTGATAGGCGGAGAAACCGCTGAGATGCCGGGGATGTATCCGGAAGGCGAGTATGATCTTGCCGGTTTCGCTGTCGGCGCGGTCGAGAAGGATCGCATCATCACGGGCACAACCATCAAGGCAGGCGACGCAGTACTGGGACTTGCTTCCAGCGGCGCCCATTCAAATGGCTATTCCCTGATCCGCAAGATCATCGAGAAAAATAATGTGGATTTGTCCGCCGATTTTCATGGCAGGGCGTTAATAGATGTAATCATGGCGCCTACCCGGATTTACGTGAAGCCTCTGCTCGAGCTCATGAGGCAGGTACCGGTTAAAGGCATGGCGCATATCACGGGCGGTGGCCTGCTGGAAAATATTCCGCGCATCCTGCCTGAAGGCGTTACGGCAGTATTGAAGAAAGAAACCTGGGAGATGCCTCCGCTTTTTGCCTGGCTGCAGCGGGAAGGCAATGTGGCCGATAATGAAATGCACCGCGTTTTCAATTGTGGCATTGGCATGGCCGTCGTCGTGGCGCCGGAGTATATCGATGCCGCCGCGCAATTGCTTCAATCAAAGGGAGAAATCGCATGGCGCATTGGCACCATTCGCGAGCAGCGCGCGGACGAACCCCGGACGATCCTCGAGTGA
- the purN gene encoding phosphoribosylglycinamide formyltransferase, with protein sequence MKSLVILISGRGSNMQALMEANLPARIAAVISNKPEAPGLETARSRGYETIVLDPRSYPDREAFDQKLAEAIDAYAPDLVALAGFMRLLGDNFVSRYKGRLINIHPSLLPAFPGLHPHRQALKEGVKVHGCTVHFVTAETDRGPIIIQAAVQVMPDDTEETLAARVLRQEHRIYPEAVRWFMKDRLKLSDNSVEVSDADFDNSVLYSPGLSK encoded by the coding sequence ATGAAGTCACTCGTGATCCTTATCTCCGGCCGCGGCAGCAATATGCAAGCTCTTATGGAAGCAAATCTCCCTGCCCGGATAGCCGCGGTCATCAGCAACAAGCCAGAAGCGCCAGGGCTCGAAACCGCGCGCAGCCGCGGTTATGAAACCATTGTGCTGGACCCACGGTCATACCCGGATCGCGAAGCGTTTGACCAGAAACTTGCCGAGGCGATCGATGCCTACGCCCCCGATCTCGTCGCCCTGGCCGGTTTCATGCGCCTGCTCGGGGACAATTTTGTCAGCCGATATAAAGGCAGGCTGATAAACATTCATCCTTCGCTGCTGCCCGCTTTTCCCGGCCTGCACCCTCACCGGCAGGCATTGAAGGAAGGCGTGAAGGTGCATGGATGCACAGTGCATTTTGTCACCGCCGAAACGGATCGAGGTCCGATCATTATCCAGGCGGCTGTTCAGGTCATGCCGGACGATACTGAGGAAACACTGGCCGCGCGCGTGCTGCGACAGGAACATCGCATTTATCCTGAAGCCGTGCGCTGGTTTATGAAAGACCGGTTGAAGCTCTCTGATAACAGTGTTGAGGTGAGCGATGCCGATTTCGACAATTCTGTTCTATATTCACCCGGACTATCCAAATGA
- a CDS encoding DUF3108 domain-containing protein, whose translation MKFLFLALLSGSVFFAFPAFSACAACGTEVPSRVDISYSVTSGSLEADMNDTLKITQENGERRYSLSSEGKAKGLLALTQPDTLVRDSEGIITTQGTLRPERFSDQHGNKVPKVAIFDWSKKLITLQHKRGEEQKALPADAQDKLSLLYSFMFTPVSGKVVNLHETDGKHLESVRYAVSKETLDTPMGKLETIVLTKQLEKEGDRDKKIWLAVDHHMLPVRVVATEKIGIVTDQMVTKISYGGPMNGLKQGRLQ comes from the coding sequence ATGAAATTTTTATTTCTAGCTCTGTTGTCGGGCTCAGTTTTTTTTGCTTTTCCCGCTTTTTCCGCTTGCGCTGCCTGCGGCACAGAAGTGCCGTCGCGCGTCGATATCAGCTATTCGGTCACGTCTGGGAGCCTCGAAGCGGACATGAATGACACGCTGAAAATCACTCAGGAAAACGGCGAGCGCCGCTACAGCCTATCCAGCGAGGGCAAGGCCAAGGGCCTGCTAGCCCTGACACAACCGGACACCCTGGTGCGGGACAGTGAAGGCATCATCACCACCCAGGGGACGCTGCGGCCGGAGCGGTTTTCGGATCAGCACGGAAACAAGGTGCCGAAAGTGGCGATTTTCGACTGGAGCAAGAAACTGATCACGCTTCAGCATAAACGCGGGGAAGAGCAAAAAGCGCTGCCTGCCGATGCTCAGGACAAGCTTAGCCTGCTCTACAGCTTCATGTTTACTCCTGTCTCCGGCAAGGTGGTAAACCTGCACGAAACCGATGGGAAGCACCTCGAGTCGGTACGCTATGCTGTGAGCAAGGAAACCCTCGATACTCCCATGGGCAAACTGGAAACGATCGTGCTGACGAAGCAACTGGAAAAAGAAGGGGATCGGGATAAAAAAATCTGGCTTGCTGTCGATCACCATATGCTGCCGGTGCGCGTCGTGGCTACCGAAAAAATCGGCATCGTGACGGATCAGATGGTGACAAAAATAAGTTATGGAGGGCCGATGAACGGCCTAAAACAGGGCCGCCTGCAATAG
- a CDS encoding RsmB/NOP family class I SAM-dependent RNA methyltransferase: MRLTPAHLDMATAALRTVLPLQRPADSLLRHFFQDNRKLGVHDRAFIAEIVFGILRHRFFLERVVEIATPRSLLLAYLAKFSGMNLRELTPLVSETEAKRLAEMKAVSLESQPLGVQAEFPEWLLEKLREFMDDGAILDLGRSLQAPAPLDLRVNTQLATREEVIELLRKDGIEGMPTPYSPLGIRLTGKPAINRHEAFMSGKIEVQDESSQLLGYLLAPRRRDMVVDFCAGAGGKSLMLGALMCSQGRIYAFDNSEKRLNNLKPRLKRSGLSNLHPQLIANENDIKVKRLAGKIDRVLVDAPCSGLGTLRRNPDLKWRQSPQSIEELKCKQTAILSSAANLLKPGGRLVYATCSFLPEENQEIVENFIANNPRFTLLNCAELLRQQKIPLDTGVFMQLLPRLHGTDGFFAAALESGKAQT; encoded by the coding sequence ATGCGTCTTACCCCTGCTCATCTCGACATGGCAACCGCTGCACTGCGCACTGTACTTCCACTGCAACGTCCGGCTGATTCTTTGTTGCGGCATTTTTTCCAGGACAATCGGAAACTCGGCGTGCACGATCGCGCGTTCATCGCTGAAATCGTATTCGGTATTCTGCGCCACCGTTTTTTTCTGGAGCGCGTGGTGGAAATTGCCACACCTCGTTCGCTCCTGCTGGCGTATCTGGCGAAATTCTCGGGAATGAACTTGCGCGAGCTGACGCCCCTGGTGAGTGAAACAGAAGCAAAACGGCTTGCGGAAATGAAAGCAGTGTCGCTGGAATCGCAGCCCCTCGGCGTCCAGGCAGAATTTCCGGAGTGGCTGTTGGAAAAACTGCGGGAATTCATGGACGATGGAGCCATTCTTGACCTGGGCCGCTCGCTGCAAGCACCCGCACCCCTTGATCTGCGTGTCAATACGCAGCTTGCGACGCGCGAGGAAGTTATCGAGCTGTTGAGAAAAGATGGAATCGAAGGCATGCCGACGCCCTACTCGCCCCTCGGTATCCGCCTTACCGGAAAGCCGGCGATCAACCGGCATGAAGCGTTCATGAGCGGCAAGATCGAAGTCCAGGATGAAAGCAGCCAGCTGCTGGGTTATCTGCTTGCCCCCAGGCGCCGGGACATGGTAGTGGATTTCTGCGCGGGAGCGGGAGGAAAGTCGCTGATGCTGGGGGCGCTGATGTGTTCGCAGGGACGCATCTATGCTTTCGATAATTCGGAAAAGCGGCTGAACAATCTCAAGCCCCGCCTCAAGCGTTCCGGCTTATCGAACCTCCATCCTCAGCTCATCGCCAATGAAAACGACATAAAGGTGAAACGGCTGGCGGGAAAAATCGATCGGGTATTGGTGGATGCACCTTGCAGCGGGCTTGGAACCCTGCGACGAAACCCGGATCTGAAATGGCGCCAGTCGCCGCAAAGCATCGAGGAACTCAAGTGCAAGCAAACCGCTATCCTGTCATCTGCGGCCAACTTGCTTAAACCGGGTGGCAGGCTTGTTTATGCCACTTGCAGCTTTTTACCGGAAGAAAACCAGGAAATCGTTGAGAATTTTATTGCGAATAACCCCCGCTTCACCCTGTTGAATTGCGCCGAGTTATTGCGCCAGCAAAAAATCCCGCTCGACACCGGTGTGTTTATGCAACTCCTGCCCAGGCTGCACGGAACGGATGGTTTTTTTGCCGCCGCACTGGAATCAGGGAAGGCTCAAACATGA
- a CDS encoding phospholipase D family protein, protein MMSPGRSLSVKQYMAVCLAVLLTTSAAAFEPPSYRKPPPVLSASGTVQVAFTPGQDAGKLIADAIDGARTQVLVQAFSFTHRRIADALIAARHRGVDVKVIADREQTEKIPTSLIARMASQGVLVFMDSNHSSAHNKVMLIDAGSTQATLITGSFNFTHAAQHKNAENVLVMRGNSALVDLYRENWLDHFSHARPYR, encoded by the coding sequence ATGATGTCACCAGGCCGTAGTCTCTCCGTGAAGCAGTATATGGCTGTCTGTCTTGCTGTACTCCTGACAACCTCTGCCGCAGCGTTTGAACCCCCTTCCTATCGCAAGCCACCTCCAGTCCTGTCCGCTTCCGGTACTGTGCAGGTTGCTTTCACGCCGGGGCAGGATGCGGGGAAACTGATCGCGGATGCCATCGATGGCGCCCGTACCCAGGTTCTGGTCCAGGCTTTCAGTTTTACCCATCGCAGAATTGCCGATGCTTTAATCGCAGCCAGGCATCGCGGAGTGGATGTAAAAGTCATTGCGGACAGGGAGCAGACCGAAAAAATTCCGACCAGTCTGATTGCGAGAATGGCGTCACAAGGTGTGCTGGTATTCATGGACTCGAATCACAGCAGTGCCCACAACAAGGTGATGCTGATCGATGCAGGCAGCACCCAGGCTACGCTGATTACCGGCAGTTTCAATTTCACCCATGCGGCACAGCACAAGAATGCGGAAAACGTGCTCGTGATGCGTGGGAATTCCGCGCTCGTGGACCTTTACCGGGAAAACTGGCTGGATCATTTCAGTCATGCGCGGCCTTACCGCTGA
- a CDS encoding mechanosensitive ion channel family protein encodes MLESGTPIHLSICPSISATAPLLFQRMHFNIEFQSLLNKLLAHAQQVPVLWQLAVLTAAMGMAWLLQRQFIRRAPARVNAGGKLTISARSLSRLLFPFFALVFTVVGKGALDYWYPTHLLNIIIPILFALVLIRAAVYMLRKVFRRQEWLRPWERFIGWTVWIGFALYITGLLPEILALLDDISLHVGKQRISILLIAQGFIAFTVSMLVAASLASSVETRIMMARALNINQRVILSKISRTILIIIGVLVALPMVGVDITFLSVFGGALGVGLGLGLQKIASNYISGFIILLDHSLHLGDIITVDNRKGEVTSLTTRYVVLKSEEGTNILIPNDVFITSAVINHPFSDRRLRLVFPMRISYDSPIEAAMKIMSEAAKRRQQILAEPAPAVYLKEFVDGGIVLELVAWVEEAEKNLPALRSDINLDIWRTFGENGIKR; translated from the coding sequence GTGCTAGAATCTGGCACGCCCATCCATTTATCCATTTGCCCATCCATTTCCGCCACTGCCCCTCTTCTGTTTCAACGGATGCACTTCAACATTGAATTCCAGAGCCTGCTGAACAAACTGCTTGCTCATGCGCAGCAAGTCCCCGTCCTGTGGCAGCTTGCTGTGTTGACTGCGGCCATGGGAATGGCGTGGTTGCTGCAAAGGCAGTTCATCCGGCGCGCTCCGGCGCGTGTCAATGCCGGCGGGAAGTTAACCATCAGCGCACGCAGCCTGAGCCGGCTCCTGTTTCCATTTTTTGCGCTGGTCTTTACTGTCGTCGGCAAGGGAGCGCTGGACTATTGGTACCCGACGCACCTGCTCAATATCATTATCCCGATTCTGTTCGCGCTCGTCCTGATCCGTGCCGCGGTCTACATGCTGCGCAAGGTATTTCGCCGCCAGGAGTGGCTCCGCCCGTGGGAACGATTCATCGGCTGGACGGTGTGGATAGGATTCGCGCTTTATATCACAGGGCTTTTGCCCGAAATTCTGGCCCTTCTCGACGACATTTCACTGCATGTCGGCAAGCAGCGTATTTCGATATTGCTGATCGCCCAGGGTTTCATCGCGTTCACCGTCAGCATGCTCGTGGCCGCCTCGCTTGCAAGTTCGGTTGAAACCCGCATCATGATGGCGAGAGCGCTGAATATCAATCAGCGTGTCATCTTGTCGAAGATCAGCCGCACCATTCTGATCATTATCGGAGTGTTGGTTGCGTTGCCCATGGTCGGCGTGGATATCACGTTTCTGTCCGTGTTTGGAGGTGCACTCGGCGTCGGGCTCGGACTGGGATTGCAAAAGATCGCGAGTAACTACATCAGCGGGTTTATCATTCTCCTGGACCATTCCCTCCATCTCGGCGATATAATCACGGTGGATAACCGCAAAGGCGAGGTGACCTCGCTCACCACGCGGTATGTGGTGCTCAAGAGCGAAGAAGGTACCAATATCCTCATTCCCAATGACGTTTTCATTACTTCGGCTGTCATCAACCATCCCTTCTCCGATCGCCGATTGCGCCTTGTCTTTCCGATGCGTATCAGCTACGACAGTCCGATCGAAGCCGCGATGAAAATCATGTCGGAAGCGGCAAAGAGGCGCCAGCAGATATTGGCCGAGCCTGCTCCCGCAGTGTATCTCAAGGAATTCGTCGATGGCGGGATCGTTCTGGAACTCGTCGCATGGGTGGAAGAAGCGGAGAAGAATCTGCCTGCGCTACGGTCCGATATCAACCTCGATATCTGGCGGACATTCGGAGAAAACGGGATCAAGCGTTGA